A genome region from Micromonospora inyonensis includes the following:
- a CDS encoding cation:proton antiporter: protein MNSVHSDLKVAIVVADIAIVLIVGSLLIMLFRRLKQPPVIGEITAGIVLGPSLLGLLPGDVTGFLFPAELRPHLSMISQVGLLLFMFLVGWEFNGQLLKRRSGSVASVSLSAIALAFTLGIGAAALLYDRHDVVDGERVSFGYFAAFLGIAMSITAFPVLARLLTETGLARTRVGALSLAAAALDDVMAWTLLAFIVVIFGAGGGGTGTLVAVLGLFLLYVALMVFGVRPLLRRLVARLIRGGTASPFLVPLIAAGAFLSAYATSWIGVHAVFGAFAFGLVMPREPRALLAESLHIPLESATRLLLPIFFIVTGLNVNIGALGWTGLGELAIIMVAACIGKLVAAGFAARLSGMNWQESYAVGLLMNTRGLTELVILNIGLSLGVLDGEMFTMMVLMALLTTAMAVPLLPKGLPRAPGGLFGIPSVTVPFGATTTRRAPAQGDAADSAPTGHEVPSGKS from the coding sequence ATGAACTCCGTACACTCCGACCTCAAGGTCGCCATCGTCGTCGCCGACATCGCCATCGTGCTGATCGTCGGCTCACTGCTGATCATGCTGTTCCGTCGGCTCAAGCAACCCCCGGTCATCGGTGAGATCACCGCTGGCATCGTGCTCGGACCGAGCCTCCTCGGGCTGCTGCCCGGAGACGTCACCGGCTTCCTCTTCCCGGCCGAGCTCCGCCCCCACCTCTCGATGATCTCCCAGGTGGGACTGCTGCTCTTCATGTTCCTGGTCGGCTGGGAGTTCAACGGTCAACTGCTCAAGCGCCGCTCCGGGTCGGTCGCCTCGGTATCGCTCTCCGCGATCGCCCTCGCGTTCACGCTCGGTATCGGCGCGGCCGCGCTGCTCTACGACCGGCACGACGTGGTCGACGGGGAGAGGGTCTCCTTCGGCTATTTCGCCGCGTTCCTGGGCATCGCGATGTCGATCACCGCGTTCCCGGTGCTGGCCCGGCTCCTCACCGAGACCGGCCTGGCCCGGACCCGGGTCGGAGCCCTCTCCCTGGCCGCCGCCGCGCTGGACGACGTGATGGCCTGGACCCTGCTGGCCTTCATCGTGGTCATCTTCGGGGCCGGCGGTGGCGGTACCGGCACGCTGGTGGCCGTCCTCGGGCTCTTCCTGCTCTACGTGGCGCTGATGGTATTCGGGGTCCGGCCGCTGCTCCGCCGGCTCGTCGCCCGGCTCATCCGGGGCGGCACGGCCTCGCCCTTCCTCGTCCCGCTGATCGCCGCCGGGGCGTTCCTCTCCGCCTATGCCACGTCGTGGATCGGGGTCCACGCGGTCTTCGGGGCCTTCGCCTTCGGTCTGGTGATGCCCCGGGAGCCACGGGCGTTGCTCGCCGAGTCCCTGCACATCCCGCTGGAGAGCGCCACCCGCCTGCTGCTGCCGATCTTCTTCATCGTCACCGGGCTCAACGTCAACATCGGCGCCCTCGGTTGGACCGGTCTGGGCGAGCTGGCGATCATCATGGTCGCCGCCTGCATCGGCAAGCTCGTCGCCGCAGGCTTCGCCGCCAGGTTGTCCGGCATGAACTGGCAGGAGTCCTACGCGGTCGGGCTGCTCATGAACACCCGGGGCCTGACCGAGCTGGTGATCCTCAACATCGGTCTCTCCCTGGGGGTGCTGGACGGCGAGATGTTCACCATGATGGTGCTGATGGCCCTCCTCACCACGGCCATGGCGGTGCCGCTGCTGCCCAAGGGGCTGCCCCGGGCGCCGGGGGGCCTGTTCGGCATCCCATCCGTCACCGTGCCGTTCGGGGCGACCACCACCCGGCGCGCGCCCGCGCAGGGTGACGCCGCGGACTCTGCCCCCACCGGGCACGAGGTGCCGTCCGGCAAGTCCTGA
- the queC gene encoding 7-cyano-7-deazaguanine synthase QueC has translation MVWRVPTGKRKAVVLLSGGLDSATVLAMAVHEGYEAHALSFRYGQRHTVELEAAARVAKALGATRHVVADIDLRVFGGSALTDDTLAVPHHASADELGDEIPVTYVPARNTIFLSFALAWAETLDASDIFIGVSALDYSGYPDCRPEYVAAYETMANLATRAGVEGRQRLRIHTPLIQLTKAETIRRGLELGVDYGWTHSCYDPVDGRACGTCDSCLLRGRGFAELGLTDPALSPTG, from the coding sequence GTGGTGTGGCGCGTGCCGACCGGGAAGCGCAAGGCCGTGGTGCTGCTCAGCGGTGGGCTCGACTCCGCCACGGTGCTCGCCATGGCGGTACACGAGGGATACGAGGCACACGCGCTCAGCTTCCGCTACGGCCAGCGGCACACCGTCGAGCTGGAGGCCGCCGCCCGGGTGGCCAAGGCGCTCGGCGCGACCCGGCACGTGGTCGCCGACATCGACCTGCGGGTCTTCGGTGGCTCGGCACTGACCGACGACACGCTCGCCGTCCCGCACCACGCCTCCGCCGACGAGCTGGGCGACGAGATCCCGGTCACCTACGTGCCGGCCCGCAACACGATCTTCCTGTCGTTCGCCCTGGCCTGGGCGGAGACCCTGGACGCCTCGGACATCTTCATCGGGGTGAGCGCGCTGGACTACAGCGGCTACCCGGACTGCCGGCCGGAGTACGTCGCCGCGTACGAGACGATGGCCAACCTCGCCACCAGGGCCGGCGTCGAAGGACGGCAGCGGCTGCGGATCCACACCCCGCTGATCCAGCTCACCAAGGCCGAGACCATCCGCCGAGGCCTGGAACTCGGCGTCGACTACGGCTGGACGCACAGCTGCTACGACCCGGTCGACGGCCGGGCCTGCGGTACCTGCGACTCCTGCCTGCTGCGCGGGCGCGGCTTCGCCGAACTCGGGCTCACCGACCCCGCCCTGTCCCCGACCGGATGA
- the queE gene encoding 7-carboxy-7-deazaguanine synthase, producing MTGVYRIKEIFYTLQGEGTHAGRPAVFCRFTSCNLWTGRKEDRHRAVCRFCDTDFVGTDGPGGGRFATAADLAAAVAAAWRGGDHPRSRPYVVCTGGEPLLQLDEAAVTALHEAGFEVAVETNGTRPAPPGLDWVCVSPKAGADLVLTRGDDLKLVYPQPGAEPGRFEHLDFTHFMLQPMDGPNRAANTEAAVRYCLEHPQWRLSLQTHKYIGIA from the coding sequence ATGACCGGCGTGTACCGGATCAAGGAGATCTTCTACACCCTCCAGGGCGAGGGCACGCACGCCGGCCGACCCGCCGTCTTCTGCCGCTTCACCAGCTGCAACCTCTGGACCGGGCGAAAAGAGGACCGGCACCGGGCAGTCTGCCGGTTCTGCGACACCGACTTCGTCGGCACCGACGGACCCGGCGGGGGCCGCTTCGCCACCGCCGCCGACCTGGCTGCGGCAGTCGCCGCCGCCTGGCGGGGCGGGGACCACCCGCGCAGCCGCCCGTACGTGGTGTGCACCGGCGGGGAACCGCTGCTGCAACTCGACGAGGCGGCCGTGACCGCCCTGCACGAGGCGGGCTTCGAGGTCGCGGTGGAGACCAACGGCACGCGTCCGGCACCCCCCGGCCTCGACTGGGTCTGCGTCAGCCCCAAGGCCGGCGCCGACCTGGTACTCACCCGGGGCGACGACCTGAAGCTGGTCTACCCGCAGCCGGGGGCGGAGCCGGGACGCTTCGAGCACCTCGACTTCACGCACTTCATGCTCCAACCCATGGACGGCCCGAACCGGGCCGCCAACACCGAGGCCGCGGTGCGGTACTGCCTGGAGCACCCGCAGTGGCGGTTGAGCCTGCAGACCCACAAGTACATTGGAATCGCCTGA
- the queD gene encoding 6-carboxytetrahydropterin synthase QueD, producing the protein MEIFREFTFEAAHRLPNVPEGHKCARLHGHSYRVAVHVSGDVDPRTGWVMDFGDLKRAFEPVRDELDHYYLNDVPGLENPTSEVLARWIWHRLADRLPLSAVSVRETCTSGCVYRGEG; encoded by the coding sequence ATGGAGATCTTCCGGGAGTTCACCTTCGAGGCCGCGCACCGACTGCCGAACGTGCCCGAGGGGCACAAGTGCGCCCGGCTGCACGGCCACTCGTACCGGGTGGCCGTGCACGTCAGCGGTGACGTCGACCCCCGCACCGGTTGGGTGATGGACTTCGGCGACCTCAAGCGGGCGTTCGAGCCGGTACGGGACGAACTCGACCACTACTACCTCAACGATGTGCCGGGGCTGGAGAACCCGACCAGCGAGGTGCTGGCCCGCTGGATCTGGCACCGGTTGGCCGACCGGTTGCCGTTGTCGGCGGTGTCGGTCCGGGAGACCTGCACCTCCGGCTGCGTGTACCGGGGCGAGGGCTGA
- a CDS encoding MFS transporter, translated as MTVLHSTPRGDSYGASGETVVLRDTAHPLRSLRERQLALIVLCVGILISVIDGSAVYVALPSIQEGLGFSQANLAWVVNAYLIPFGGLLLLAGRLGDLIGTKRVFLSGLSVFTVASMVCGLATDQAVLVGARFVQGVGGALTTAVVLSMVVNMFPKPREQARALGFYAFVAASGSAIGQLAGAALTASLSWHWIFFVNAPIGLVTILMGARLLDNVRDAKAGKGIDWIGAVALVGSLMLTVYTIVQADSGAGRTALLGGVALLLMVGFVLWQRRTSNPLVPASVLRARNVAWSNVVLALMIAGPTAMFFLCALYLQNVLGFSVYELGFAFVPAALAIGIGSLKVAPRLIRKNDAKVLLVPAMALMALGLLLLARIPADGSYWVDVLPAILLIGIGSGLATPPVLRIALADATLDDSGIRSGLLNTTQQIGSALGLAVLAPVAANVAESALAEGEAAAVALTEGFQMAFLVGFGTMVAAIVLAIFAVQSEVPKTAPQSLDETTTAPDLRKVDQTGAADPDFLAVGLGGANMMAMLWSIAMGRRVVGVELRGDPYLTLTQWKVSADIYHHLAVIDRLMTERYGDEGIPRTFTGERFLLHELFYKLDPEDGAEARADEILFGWADSCLGGHVRIAEVVDDRWVDGKPHRTVTEIRPPAPSMEHGPETVGRSMDDVLAESPAFQCNAEDLLIMLRRYLEGIERMDLAAGREPRCRIFRYHRVAHPSRPAGWRRWLGRDDETVEDGFSRDADGRVRVRIEAVREIDEKGTYRRIRVRGSELVDLGTPGLISIAEGVDSVDAKRLGFIQDLVRIDHGDGRGPVVAQADYVVGLIAVYVGATSRQRIASDFDKQGNEYWIRQMTLGHDGFSESGWTILEVPDYRTFDPVQAGMVPPGTSQSSVEYFGAHRYLIRDYFLDQVSLLTEIPRRELARTLILATPKLVSNVEKIGRDALVAPNCVVAGDSFGTGSFLNSGGSITGMVGHAARVYRYWQARDEGVSHEEAVRQLADSIREDTLAWQRVSEADFAQPGHVRAGTDPQDGKRLDPVAREKVLEATRRHRRAVARISNRLDDFGRLNVFPGRLQLVGLQPLQPTPPELRTEQTDGPVRLWPNITDGAMPGTSMADDSMMSMAGSDASMATDGQAVMVGSEERVGDMRM; from the coding sequence GTGACCGTTCTGCACAGCACCCCCCGAGGCGACTCCTACGGCGCCTCGGGGGAGACGGTCGTCCTGCGCGACACCGCGCACCCGTTGCGGAGCCTGCGGGAGCGTCAGCTCGCGCTGATCGTGCTCTGCGTGGGCATCCTGATCTCCGTGATCGACGGCTCCGCGGTGTACGTCGCCCTGCCGTCCATCCAGGAGGGCCTGGGGTTCTCCCAGGCCAACCTGGCCTGGGTGGTGAACGCCTATCTCATCCCCTTCGGCGGGTTGCTGCTCCTCGCCGGCCGGCTGGGTGACCTGATCGGCACCAAGCGGGTCTTCCTCAGTGGGCTCAGCGTCTTCACTGTCGCCTCGATGGTCTGCGGCCTGGCGACCGATCAGGCGGTGCTGGTCGGTGCCCGGTTCGTGCAGGGCGTCGGTGGTGCGCTGACCACCGCGGTCGTGCTCAGCATGGTCGTGAACATGTTCCCGAAGCCCCGGGAGCAGGCGCGCGCGCTCGGTTTCTACGCCTTCGTGGCGGCCTCGGGGTCCGCGATCGGCCAACTCGCCGGCGCGGCGCTCACCGCGTCGCTGAGCTGGCACTGGATCTTCTTCGTCAACGCCCCGATCGGGCTGGTCACCATCCTGATGGGCGCCCGGCTGCTGGACAACGTCCGGGACGCCAAGGCCGGCAAGGGGATCGACTGGATCGGCGCGGTGGCCCTGGTCGGCTCGCTGATGCTGACGGTCTACACCATCGTGCAGGCCGACAGCGGCGCGGGCCGGACGGCGCTCCTCGGCGGCGTGGCGCTGCTGCTGATGGTCGGATTCGTCCTGTGGCAGCGGCGTACCTCCAATCCGCTGGTTCCGGCGAGCGTCCTCCGGGCCCGCAACGTCGCCTGGTCCAACGTCGTCCTCGCGTTGATGATCGCCGGGCCGACGGCGATGTTCTTCCTCTGCGCGCTCTACCTGCAGAACGTCCTCGGCTTCTCGGTCTACGAGCTGGGCTTCGCGTTCGTGCCGGCCGCACTCGCCATCGGGATCGGCTCGCTGAAGGTCGCTCCGCGGTTGATCCGGAAGAACGACGCCAAGGTGCTGCTCGTCCCGGCCATGGCGCTGATGGCACTCGGCCTGCTGCTGCTCGCCCGGATCCCGGCCGACGGCAGCTACTGGGTCGACGTGCTCCCGGCCATCCTGCTCATCGGGATCGGCTCGGGTCTGGCGACGCCGCCGGTGCTGCGGATCGCCCTCGCCGACGCCACGCTCGATGACAGCGGGATCCGATCCGGTCTGCTGAACACCACCCAGCAGATCGGCTCGGCACTCGGTCTGGCAGTGCTGGCTCCGGTGGCGGCGAACGTCGCCGAGTCGGCGCTGGCCGAGGGCGAGGCGGCCGCGGTGGCCCTCACCGAGGGCTTCCAGATGGCGTTCCTGGTGGGCTTCGGCACGATGGTGGCCGCCATCGTGCTCGCCATCTTCGCCGTGCAGAGCGAGGTGCCGAAGACGGCACCCCAGTCGCTCGACGAGACGACCACCGCGCCGGACCTCCGGAAGGTCGACCAGACCGGTGCGGCGGACCCGGACTTCCTCGCTGTCGGTCTCGGCGGGGCGAACATGATGGCGATGCTGTGGTCGATCGCCATGGGTCGACGGGTGGTCGGCGTCGAGCTGCGGGGCGACCCGTACCTCACCCTGACCCAGTGGAAGGTCAGCGCGGACATCTACCACCATCTGGCGGTCATCGACCGGCTGATGACGGAACGGTACGGCGACGAGGGGATCCCCCGGACCTTCACGGGCGAGCGGTTCCTCCTGCACGAGCTCTTCTACAAGCTGGACCCCGAGGACGGCGCGGAGGCCCGGGCGGACGAGATCCTCTTCGGGTGGGCCGACTCCTGTCTGGGCGGTCACGTCCGGATCGCGGAGGTCGTCGACGACCGGTGGGTGGACGGCAAGCCGCACCGGACGGTCACCGAGATCCGTCCCCCGGCCCCGTCGATGGAGCACGGGCCGGAGACCGTCGGCCGCAGCATGGACGATGTTCTCGCCGAGTCGCCGGCCTTCCAGTGCAACGCCGAGGACCTGCTGATCATGCTTCGGCGGTACCTGGAGGGGATCGAGCGGATGGACCTCGCCGCCGGTCGGGAGCCGCGGTGCCGGATCTTCAGGTACCACCGGGTGGCGCACCCGAGCCGGCCGGCCGGCTGGCGGCGCTGGCTGGGCCGGGACGACGAGACGGTGGAGGACGGCTTCTCCCGGGACGCGGACGGCCGGGTGCGGGTCCGGATCGAGGCGGTCCGGGAGATCGACGAGAAGGGCACCTACCGGCGGATCCGGGTACGGGGCAGCGAGCTGGTCGACCTGGGCACGCCTGGGCTGATCTCGATCGCGGAGGGCGTGGACAGCGTCGACGCCAAGCGGCTCGGCTTCATCCAGGATCTGGTGAGGATCGACCACGGGGACGGTCGTGGCCCGGTCGTGGCGCAGGCCGACTACGTCGTCGGGCTGATCGCCGTCTACGTCGGCGCCACCTCGCGGCAGCGGATCGCCTCGGACTTCGACAAGCAGGGCAACGAGTACTGGATCCGGCAGATGACCCTCGGGCACGACGGATTCAGCGAGAGCGGTTGGACGATCCTGGAGGTGCCGGACTACCGGACCTTCGACCCCGTCCAGGCGGGCATGGTGCCCCCGGGCACCAGCCAGAGTTCGGTCGAGTACTTCGGCGCGCACCGGTACCTGATCCGGGACTACTTCCTCGACCAGGTCTCCCTGCTCACCGAGATCCCGCGCCGGGAGCTCGCCCGTACCCTCATCCTCGCCACTCCCAAGCTGGTCAGCAACGTGGAGAAGATCGGCAGGGACGCGCTGGTGGCGCCGAACTGCGTGGTCGCTGGCGACTCGTTCGGCACCGGCAGCTTCCTGAACAGCGGGGGCTCCATCACCGGCATGGTCGGGCACGCCGCCCGGGTGTACCGGTACTGGCAGGCCCGTGACGAGGGGGTCAGCCACGAGGAGGCGGTCCGGCAGCTCGCGGACAGCATCCGGGAGGACACCCTGGCCTGGCAGCGGGTCAGCGAGGCGGACTTCGCCCAGCCGGGGCACGTCAGGGCGGGCACCGACCCGCAGGACGGGAAGCGACTCGACCCGGTGGCCCGGGAGAAGGTCCTGGAGGCGACGCGGCGGCATCGCCGGGCCGTCGCCAGGATCAGCAACAGGCTGGACGACTTCGGCCGGCTGAACGTCTTCCCGGGGCGGTTGCAGCTCGTCGGTCTGCAGCCGCTGCAGCCCACGCCGCCGGAACTGCGCACGGAGCAGACGGACGGCCCGGTCCGTCTGTGGCCGAACATCACCGATGGGGCGATGCCGGGTACGTCCATGGCGGACGACTCCATGATGTCGATGGCGGGCTCCGACGCGTCGATGGCGACCGACGGGCAGGCCGTCATGGTCGGCTCGGAGGAGCGGGTCGGCGACATGCGGATGTGA
- a CDS encoding FHA domain-containing protein has protein sequence MKNLRLASLVKRASRSSAPAVLDPTKQSRAPRGTKVEVDWTGIQNPDFVALGLGATSMMSLLWSVAHGRQCVGVELRGDPSLGVHWNIREDFWHHLGLIDQLMLERYGEEGIPRKGDGQLFRLRETFHSPVTEPGDVYADECIAGVEEAHVSGLIHYTEFIDDRYVDGKPQRVLTVLNPSKPPAEHDPAKIGRDMVTVLDGPSTFQAGASEVLVMLRRYLEMIQDMDIARGVTPRVRLFLSHRVAVGDEGDGDGFLKWMRQEDGFVSLPDGRKRLIIEEVQELDYRGRYRRIRKPGSPLIDLGVPELFMIAQGFDSSDADRLGFRQEEVEVDHHDGRGPVVAQADYLAGFLELHVGARLRRRIASEFDREGNEYWVRQIAVGHEDDPEVGWILVQVPDFKTFDPILAGLVPPGTPKRSKEYLNAYQQLLREYYLEQVSLITELPVSDLERVQSPYGPKLFSLVEKCGADALVAANGVVAGDSFGNGHFMTSGGAVTGMVGHASRVHQYWERRDEGVSPQQAIRELADQIKVDTLGWLQVSSQEFSQAVPINFGEERIREIEKQTGRSSGERATTIDATRRHRHSLVPLDPSDWRRLAVRSGRLHTSDLPPILETHPAERPMMCGAADADMAAEGSAQMREPVGIGAGSAS, from the coding sequence ATGAAGAACCTTCGATTAGCTTCCCTGGTCAAGCGTGCGTCGCGCAGCAGTGCGCCAGCGGTGCTTGACCCGACGAAGCAGTCCCGGGCACCGCGCGGCACGAAGGTGGAGGTCGACTGGACGGGGATTCAGAACCCCGACTTCGTCGCCCTCGGGCTTGGCGCGACCAGCATGATGTCGTTGCTGTGGTCGGTGGCTCACGGTCGCCAGTGCGTCGGCGTCGAGCTGCGCGGCGACCCGTCCCTGGGTGTGCACTGGAACATCCGTGAGGACTTCTGGCACCACCTGGGCCTGATCGACCAGCTCATGCTGGAGCGGTACGGCGAGGAGGGCATCCCCCGCAAGGGTGACGGCCAGCTCTTCAGGCTCCGCGAGACCTTCCACAGCCCGGTCACGGAGCCCGGCGACGTGTACGCCGACGAGTGCATCGCCGGTGTCGAGGAGGCCCACGTCTCGGGCCTCATCCACTACACCGAGTTCATCGACGACCGCTACGTGGACGGCAAGCCGCAGCGGGTGCTCACCGTCCTCAATCCGTCGAAGCCGCCGGCCGAACACGACCCCGCCAAGATCGGTCGCGACATGGTGACCGTGCTCGACGGCCCGTCGACGTTCCAGGCCGGTGCCTCCGAGGTGCTGGTCATGCTGCGTCGCTACCTGGAGATGATCCAGGACATGGACATCGCCCGCGGTGTCACGCCGCGGGTCCGGCTCTTCCTGTCGCACCGGGTCGCCGTCGGTGACGAGGGCGACGGGGACGGTTTCCTCAAGTGGATGCGCCAGGAGGACGGCTTCGTCAGCCTCCCGGACGGACGTAAGCGCCTCATCATCGAGGAGGTCCAGGAGCTCGACTACCGGGGCCGGTACCGCCGGATCCGCAAGCCCGGCTCGCCACTGATCGACCTGGGCGTCCCCGAGCTGTTCATGATCGCGCAGGGCTTCGACAGCAGCGACGCGGACCGGCTCGGCTTCCGGCAGGAGGAGGTCGAGGTCGACCACCACGACGGCCGCGGCCCGGTGGTGGCCCAGGCGGACTACCTCGCCGGCTTCCTCGAGTTGCACGTCGGTGCCCGGCTCCGCCGCCGGATCGCCTCCGAGTTCGACCGCGAGGGCAACGAGTACTGGGTCCGCCAGATCGCGGTGGGCCACGAGGACGACCCCGAGGTGGGCTGGATCCTCGTCCAGGTGCCGGACTTCAAGACCTTCGACCCGATCCTGGCCGGCCTCGTCCCGCCGGGTACCCCGAAGCGGTCGAAGGAGTACCTCAACGCGTACCAGCAGTTGTTGCGGGAGTACTACCTGGAGCAGGTCTCCCTGATCACCGAGTTGCCCGTGTCGGACCTCGAGCGGGTCCAGAGCCCGTACGGCCCGAAGTTGTTCAGCCTGGTCGAGAAGTGCGGCGCGGACGCCCTGGTCGCCGCGAACGGCGTGGTCGCCGGGGACTCCTTCGGCAACGGCCACTTCATGACCAGCGGTGGCGCGGTCACCGGCATGGTGGGGCACGCCTCCCGCGTGCACCAGTACTGGGAGCGCCGTGACGAGGGGGTCAGCCCGCAGCAGGCGATCCGCGAGCTGGCCGACCAGATCAAGGTGGACACCCTCGGCTGGCTCCAGGTCAGCTCCCAGGAGTTCAGCCAGGCCGTGCCGATCAACTTCGGTGAGGAGCGGATCCGGGAGATCGAGAAGCAGACCGGGCGTTCGTCCGGCGAGCGGGCCACCACGATCGACGCCACGCGCCGGCACCGGCACTCGCTCGTTCCGCTGGATCCGTCCGACTGGCGGCGGCTCGCGGTGCGCAGTGGGCGGCTGCACACCAGCGACCTGCCGCCGATCCTCGAGACCCATCCGGCCGAGCGGCCGATGATGTGCGGCGCCGCCGACGCGGACATGGCCGCCGAGGGTTCCGCGCAGATGCGGGAGCCCGTCGGTATCGGGGCGGGTTCGGCGTCGTGA
- the rsmI gene encoding 16S rRNA (cytidine(1402)-2'-O)-methyltransferase, whose product MPTPIGNPGDITLRAIEVLGRVGVVASEDTRHTRRLLQSLEIDTRLLSYHDHNEESRSRHLLGMLRDGTDVALVSDAGTPLVNDPGYRLVAAAVEADVPVRPLPGATASVTALIGSGLPNHQFHYVGFLPRREAARRSALTALRSTVATLVFFEAPHRIVAMLEDVRAVLGDRPAALARNLTKDDEEFLRGPLSDLIAGLDAEAVVRGQFTVVVAGAPGEPADEDEALAHRLTETLVRHGVEPRLVREVVREVTGLPRNWVYEQVRLAAQQGSAGTTEQSARAGRSGARTSG is encoded by the coding sequence GTGCCCACCCCCATCGGCAATCCCGGTGACATCACCCTCCGGGCGATCGAGGTCCTCGGCCGGGTCGGCGTCGTCGCCTCCGAGGACACCCGGCACACCCGCCGCCTGCTGCAGTCCCTCGAGATCGACACCCGCCTGCTGAGCTACCACGACCACAACGAGGAGTCGCGCAGTCGGCATCTGCTGGGGATGCTCCGCGACGGCACGGACGTCGCGCTTGTCTCCGACGCGGGGACGCCGCTGGTCAACGACCCGGGCTACCGGCTGGTGGCGGCGGCCGTCGAGGCCGACGTGCCGGTCCGCCCGCTGCCCGGCGCGACCGCCTCGGTGACCGCGCTGATCGGTTCCGGCCTACCGAACCACCAGTTCCACTACGTCGGGTTCCTACCTCGGAGGGAGGCGGCGCGGCGGAGCGCGTTGACCGCGCTGCGGTCGACCGTGGCCACCCTGGTCTTCTTCGAGGCACCCCACCGGATCGTGGCGATGCTCGAGGACGTCCGGGCGGTGCTCGGCGACCGACCGGCGGCGCTGGCCCGGAACCTCACCAAGGACGACGAGGAGTTCCTCCGGGGTCCACTGTCCGACCTGATCGCCGGGCTCGACGCGGAGGCGGTGGTCCGAGGGCAGTTCACCGTGGTCGTCGCCGGCGCCCCCGGGGAGCCCGCGGACGAGGACGAGGCGCTGGCCCACCGACTCACCGAGACATTGGTGCGGCACGGCGTCGAGCCCCGGCTCGTCCGGGAGGTGGTCCGGGAGGTGACCGGACTACCCCGCAACTGGGTGTACGAGCAGGTGCGCCTGGCGGCGCAGCAGGGGAGCGCGGGCACCACGGAGCAATCCGCCCGCGCCGGTCGTTCCGGAGCCCGAACCAGCGGATAG
- a CDS encoding PIG-L deacetylase family protein, translating to MPDPDHPTITDIVVSPHFDDGALSVASVLRRGRSVLLVTVCGGPPTEDGDDEWDRLCGFESGPAAAVGRAAEDRAAAALAGNRVTHLPVPDAPYRTDFPSAAVVAALAPLFRPDVRVWAPLGIGSHPDHVGTRDAVLAAAAGTGRAVTFYADCPYAFGSGWDAADGDRPATDRWEPHLTALAHLVDATSPRVTRLDDSTMRLKIAMLRCHASQLAGLSVDHPHFMAWEGPLRQEVFWPVSALIPGLEPTLGSSA from the coding sequence ATGCCTGACCCGGATCACCCGACAATAACGGACATCGTCGTTTCGCCGCATTTCGACGACGGCGCCCTCTCGGTCGCTTCGGTGCTGCGCAGGGGACGGTCCGTGCTTCTGGTCACCGTCTGTGGTGGACCGCCGACCGAAGATGGCGACGACGAGTGGGACCGCCTCTGCGGTTTCGAGTCCGGCCCCGCCGCCGCTGTGGGACGTGCCGCAGAGGACCGTGCCGCCGCCGCGCTCGCCGGCAACCGGGTGACCCACCTGCCCGTCCCGGACGCGCCGTACCGGACCGACTTCCCGTCCGCGGCGGTGGTCGCGGCGCTGGCCCCGCTCTTCCGGCCCGACGTACGGGTCTGGGCTCCACTGGGGATCGGCAGCCACCCGGACCACGTCGGCACCCGGGACGCGGTGCTGGCCGCAGCCGCCGGAACGGGCCGCGCCGTCACCTTCTACGCCGACTGCCCGTACGCGTTCGGCTCCGGCTGGGACGCCGCCGACGGGGACCGGCCCGCCACCGACCGGTGGGAGCCGCACCTCACCGCCCTGGCCCACCTCGTCGACGCGACCAGTCCTCGGGTCACCCGTCTGGACGACTCCACGATGCGGTTGAAGATCGCTATGCTTCGCTGTCACGCCTCGCAACTGGCCGGTCTCTCCGTGGACCATCCCCACTTCATGGCCTGGGAGGGACCGTTGCGCCAGGAGGTCTTCTGGCCGGTGTCCGCCCTGATCCCCGGCCTGGAACCAACTCTCGGGAGTAGCGCATGA